The following are from one region of the Schistocerca cancellata isolate TAMUIC-IGC-003103 chromosome 11, iqSchCanc2.1, whole genome shotgun sequence genome:
- the LOC126108797 gene encoding inhibitor of growth protein 5-like: protein MTCALYLEHYLDSLEHLPIELQRNFMLMRDLDKRAQDLMRNIDKLAGEYLQQVRTMPAERRREQMNNIQNLFDKAKEYGDDKVQLAIQTYELVDKHIRRLDSDLARFEAEIQDKAVSNSRNQDDGTSSKKGRKKLRDKERSKKRGGVSSEDDGGSGTVKSSRKKQKKGGGGGAGGGAGSGGGSGGAGSGDSGDLGGGAAVAAALAGIAHPSDVLDMPVDPNEPTYCLCHQVSYGEMIGCDNPDCPIEWFHFACVGLVTKPKGKWFCPKCTADRKKK, encoded by the exons ATGACGTGTGCactgtatttggaacattatttagACA GCCTGGAGCACCTGCCAATCGAGCTGCAGCGGAACTTCATGCTGATGCGGGACTTGGACAAGCGGGCACAGGACCTGATGCGCAACATTGACAAGCTGGCCGGGGAGTATCTGCAGCAGGTGCGCACGATGCCAGCGGAACGCCGCCGCGAGCAGATGAACAACATCCAGAACCTGTTTGACAAGGCCAAGGAGTACGGGGATGACAAGGTGCAACTGGCCATCCAGACCTACGAGCTG GTGGATAAACACATCCGGCGGCTCGACTCTGACTTGGCCAGGTTTGAGGCAGAGATACAGGACAAGGCAGTCAGCAACTCTCGCAATCAGGACGATGGCACCTCTTCAAAGA AAGGCCGGAAGAAGTTGAGGGACAAGGAGCGCAGCAAGAAGCGTGGCGGCGTATCCTCAGAAGATGACGGCGGGTCCGGCACGGTCAAGTCGTCCCGTAAGAAGCAGAAGAAGGGCGGAGGTGGCGGTGCGGGCGGCGGTGCCGGGAGCGGAGGAGGGTCAGGGGGTGCGGGCAGCGGCGACAGCGGGGATTTGGGTGGCGGTGCGGCAGTGGCGGCAGCATTGGCGGGCATCGCACACCCGTCTGACGTGCTGGACATGCCGGTGGATCCCAATGAGCCCACCTACTGCCTCTGCCACCAGGTCTCCTATGGTGAGATGATCGGCTGCGACAACCCTGAC TGTCCGATAGAGTGGTTCCACTTTGCGTGCGTGGGTCTGGTGACAAAACCAAAGGGCAAGTGGTTCTGTCCAAAGTGCACAGCGGACCGCAAGAAGAAATGA